One Oryza sativa Japonica Group chromosome 8, ASM3414082v1 DNA window includes the following coding sequences:
- the LOC4346142 gene encoding non-specific lipid transfer protein GPI-anchored 1 isoform X1: MAAWRGLALAAVVAWCVAAAAAAPDAALQSKCQQDFTKLTDCMDYATGHEEAPSSTCCGDMSATQQARPECLCYIIQQVHGGRNEVQSLGLRFDRLLAMPTACKLPNANVSLCINLLHLTPSSPDYAVFANASKAAATTPSSTTPGAAAATAGGFKVQAGLSYGVVAAAMVSAVFSSIF; encoded by the exons atggcggcgtggcgcggtctGGCGttggcagcggtggtggcgtggtgcgtggcggcggcggcggcggcgccagacGCGGCGCTGCAGAGCAAATGCCAGCAGGACTTCACGAAGCTGACGGACTGCATGGACTACGCGACGGGGCACGAGGAGGCGCCGTCGTCGACGTGCTGCGGCGACATGTCGGCGACGCAGCAGGCGCGGCCCGAGTGCCTGTGCTACATCATCCAGCAGGTGCACGGCGGCCGGAACGAGGTCCAGTCGCTCGGCCTCCGCTTCGACCGCCTCCTCGCCATGCCCACCGCCTGCAAGCTCCCCAACGCCAACGTCTCCCTCTGCATCA ACCTGCTGCACCTGACCCCAAGCTCACCGGACTACGCTGTCTTCGCCAACGCCTCCAAGG cagcggctacgacgccgtcAAGCACCaccccgggggcggcggcggccaccgccggcggcttcAAGGTTCAGGCGGGGCTCAGCTACggcgtcgtcgcggcggcgatggtTTCTGCCGTCTTCTCATCCAtcttctga
- the LOC4346141 gene encoding peroxidase 55 translates to MFSSSAMERRRRSPCAAVVMAAVAMLAVMPAFPGVAADLSAGYYSSSCPKLESIVRYEVSRKINETVVTIPAVLRLFFHDCLVTGCDASALISSPNDDAEKDAPDNMSLAGDGFDTVNRVKTAVEKACPGVVSCADILALAARDVVSLASGPWWSVELGRLDGLVSKASDVDGKLPGPDMRVTKLAAVFDKHGLSMRDMVALSGAHTVGFAHCTRFTGRLYNYSAGEQTDPSMNKDYAAQLMEACPRDVGKTIAVNMDPVSPIVFDNVYYSNLVNGLGLFTSDQVLYTDGASRRTVEEFAVNQTAFFDAFVSSMVRLGRLGVKAGKDGEVRRDCTAFNH, encoded by the exons ATGTTCTCATCGTCGGCCatggagagaaggagaagaagcccgtgcgccgccgtcgtgatggcggcggtggcaatgCTCGCCGTAATGCCGGCGTTCCCCGGCGTGGCGGCGGACTTGTCGGCGGGGTACTACAGCTCGTCGTGCCCCAAGCTGGAGTCCATCGTGCGGTATGAGGTGTCGAGGAAGATCAACGAGACGGTCGTCACCATCCCGGCCGTCCTCAGGCTCTTCTTCCACGACTGCCTCGTCACG GGGTGTGACGCTTCGGCCTTGATTTCGTCCCCAAATGACGACGCCGAGAAGGACGCGCCGGACAACATgtccctcgccggcgacggcttcGACACCGTGAACCGTGTCAAGACCGCCGTCGAGAAGGCCTGCCCCGGCGTggtctcctgcgccgacatcctCGCCCTCGCTGCCAGAGACGTCGTCTCCCTC GCGTCCGGGCCATGGTGGTCCGTGGAGCTCGGCCGGCTGGACGGCCTCGTGTCCAAGGCGAGCGACGTCGACGGCAAGCTGCCCGGGCCGGACATGCGCGTGACGAAGCTCGCCGCCGTGTTCGACAAGCACGGGCTGTCGATGCGCGACATGGTGGCGCTCTCCGGCGCGCACACCGTCGGCTTCGCGCACTGCACCCGCTTCACCGGCCGGCTGTACAACTACAGCGCCGGCGAGCAGACGGACCCGTCCATGAACAAGGACTACGCGGCGCAGCTGATGGAGGCGTGCCCGCGCGACGTCGGCAAGACCATCGCCGTCAACATGGACCCCGTCAGCCCCATCGTCTTCGACAACGTCTACTACTCCAACCTCGTCAATGGCCTCGGCCTCTTCACCTCCGACCAGGTGCTCTACACCGACGGCGCGTCGCGGCGCACCGTCGAGGAGTTCGCCGTCAACCAGACCGCCTTCTTCGATGCCTTCGTGAGCTCCATGGTCAGGCTGGGGAGGCTAGGGGTCAAGGCCGGCAAGGATGGAGAGGTCAGGAGAGACTGCACTGCATTCAACCACTAG
- the LOC4346142 gene encoding non-specific lipid transfer protein GPI-anchored 1 isoform X2, protein MAAWRGLALAAVVAWCVAAAAAAPDAALQSKCQQDFTKLTDCMDYATGHEEAPSSTCCGDMSATQQARPECLCYIIQQVHGGRNEVQSLGLRFDRLLAMPTACKLPNANVSLCINLLHLTPSSPDYAVFANASKAATTPSSTTPGAAAATAGGFKVQAGLSYGVVAAAMVSAVFSSIF, encoded by the exons atggcggcgtggcgcggtctGGCGttggcagcggtggtggcgtggtgcgtggcggcggcggcggcggcgccagacGCGGCGCTGCAGAGCAAATGCCAGCAGGACTTCACGAAGCTGACGGACTGCATGGACTACGCGACGGGGCACGAGGAGGCGCCGTCGTCGACGTGCTGCGGCGACATGTCGGCGACGCAGCAGGCGCGGCCCGAGTGCCTGTGCTACATCATCCAGCAGGTGCACGGCGGCCGGAACGAGGTCCAGTCGCTCGGCCTCCGCTTCGACCGCCTCCTCGCCATGCCCACCGCCTGCAAGCTCCCCAACGCCAACGTCTCCCTCTGCATCA ACCTGCTGCACCTGACCCCAAGCTCACCGGACTACGCTGTCTTCGCCAACGCCTCCAAGG cggctacgacgccgtcAAGCACCaccccgggggcggcggcggccaccgccggcggcttcAAGGTTCAGGCGGGGCTCAGCTACggcgtcgtcgcggcggcgatggtTTCTGCCGTCTTCTCATCCAtcttctga
- the LOC4346140 gene encoding plant-specific TFIIB-related protein PTF2, with amino-acid sequence MESTCWSCGEGAVVADPDTGVLVCTSCGRIHDSGSSEFVHQSICTDNGVYDLRASSFVYHQSQSQYRDQKLSNGVVTIASIAARLGLSPTAADEALAMAKSATGGNLATQGSAFLPALASACAFLVARSHRLPLSLAEAAETAFCSVASLADLVSRIASHLSLPPLPSFDYAAALERAVRSSPSLSSAASERTEVILSQSRFLLRCASKWSLTTGRFPLPLIAALVAFAAEANGVTSITVEDIARDISARLHTSLRRYKELVDALVRVARELLPWGADVNAKNLLLNAPVLLRLMEMRSQSDPSEQFLESFAPDIAGIVQACSAVDDDESKYLQVAPQLASDDLDSNNSGQEGKELENFKISEECLSSAYQNVLKRLAQLQRLGQVGKGANRKRQRIGGLELEPCIDSLDDGWTKDMVLEDVVNIDVGFDVPPPSFAAGMKLQKKRRARIEAAKCRIDAIRKGPVESENKLQAALRNEDACSPQKPARKKRGKKRIAGSDRAMNGELPIEMPDGPGGEKKRRKGAPSDGIDWEDCIIELLLLHGANEEEIEQGQYRRLLDLHVFCAVSASGHK; translated from the coding sequence atGGAGTCGACGTGCTGGTCGTgcggcgagggcgcggtggtggcggacccGGACACCGGTGTGCTCGTCTGCACCTCCTGCGGCCGCATCCACGACTCCGGCTCGTCGGAGTTCGTCCACCAGTCGATCTGCACCGACAACGGCGTGTACGACCTCCGCGCCTCCTCCTTCGTCTACCACCAGTCGCAGTCGCAGTACCGGGACCAGAAGCTCTCGAACGGCGTCGTCACcatcgcctccatcgccgcccgcctcggcctctcccccaccgccgccgacgaggcgctCGCCATGGCCAAGTCCGCCACGGGCGGCAACCTCGCCACCCAGGGCTCCGCCTTCCTCCCGGCCCTCGCCTCCGCCTGCGCCTTCCTCGTCGCGAGGTCCCACCGCCTCCCGCTCTCCCTGGCCGAGGCCGCCGAGACCGCCTTCTGCTCGGTGGCCtcgctcgccgacctcgtctcCCGCATCGCCTCCCACCTCTCGCTCCCCCCGCTCCCGTCCTTCGACTACGCCGCCGCGCTCGAGCGCGCCGTGCGCTCCTCGCCCTCGCTGTCCTCCGCCGCGAGCGAGAGGACGGAGGTGATCCTCTCCCAATCCCGGTTCCTCCTCCGCTGCGCCTCCAAGTGGTCGCTCACCACGGGGcggttccctctccccctcatcgccgccctcgtcgcGTTCGCCGCGGAGGCGAACGGGGTCACCTCCATCACCGTGGAGGACATTGCGCGGGACATCTCTGCGAGGCTGCACACCAGCCTCCGCCGGTACAAGGAGCTCGTCGATGCGCTGGTGCGCGTCGCGCGGGAGCTGCTGCCGTGGGGCGCCGATGTCAATGCGAAGAACTTGCTCCTGAACGCACCCGTGCTGCTCCGGCTCATGGAGATGAGGTCACAGTCCGACCCATCAGAGCAGTTTCTCGAGAGCTTCGCTCCGGACATTGCCGGGATTGTGCAGGCGTGCTCAGCcgttgatgatgatgaatcCAAGTACCTTCAGGTTGCTCCCCAATTGGCTTCTGATGATTTGGATTCCAATAATTCCGGGCAGGAGGGGAAGGAATTGGAGAATTTTAAGATCTCGGAGGAGTGCCTATCAAGTGCTTACCAAAATGTCTTGAAGAGGCTTGCTCAACTACAAAGACTTGGGCAAGTTGGTAAAGGTGCTAACAGGAAGAGGCAGCGGATAGGAGGGCTGGAGCTGGAGCCATGTATAGATTCGCTGGATGATGGTTGGACCAAGGACATGGTGTTGGAGGATGTAGTGAATATTGACGTCGGCTTTGATGTTCCTCCGCCATCGTTTGCTGCTGGAATGAAGTTGCAGAAGAAAAGGAGAGCACGGATTGAAGCTGCTAAGTGCCGAATTGATGCGATTAGAAAAGGTCCTGTTGAGAGCGAGAATAAATTGCAGGCTGCTCTGAGAAATGAAGATGCCTGCTCACCGCAAAAACCGGCCAGGAAGAAGCGAGGCAAAAAGAGGATAGCTGGAAGTGATCGTGCCATGAATGGAGAGCTTCCAATAGAGATGCCGGATGGTCCAGGTGGTGAGAAGAAGAGACGGAAAGGAGCTCCCTCTGATGGTATTGACTGGGAGGACTGTATCATTGAGCTCCTGTTATTACACGGCGCAAATGAGGAAGAGATCGAACAAGGACAATACAGAAGATTGTTAGATCTACATGTCTTCTGTGCAGTGAGTGCCAGTGGACACAAATGA